From a region of the Odontesthes bonariensis isolate fOdoBon6 chromosome 2, fOdoBon6.hap1, whole genome shotgun sequence genome:
- the slc29a3 gene encoding equilibrative nucleoside transporter 3: MDHTEPALPSVNSSYVPTSFGDQSVTDDDEEGEDHSPSASLLPKHSPAPLAVRYSPEDSYCLVYIIFFLMGIGSLLPWNFFITAKHYWLYKLSNNTHQGGEEEQHSDLSEYFESYLAIASTVPSVLFLILNYVLVNRLSPNVRILSSLFVILLVFVVTTVLVKVDVSNSRTEFFIGTLTSVAVVSGASNLFSGSMFGISGHFPMRISQALISGQAMGGTLSAMASIVSLSVGGDVTDDALAYFLTADLFILLCIVSYLLLPKLTYSRHYMLAATCISPGAINEGQDTAATVPPLRPILRKAWVLGLSVFYVFFISITVFPAVSSGIQSVDMDSGSPWTTTYFVPFTSFLLYNVADFCGRQATAWVQVPGPTSRVLPALVLCRSVMVPLLMFCNFQPRDHLHTVLFAHDVYPVVFNCLLGLSNGYLGTLPMIYGPKVVPRELAEATGVVMSFFLTLGLAVGSAFSVVIVHFI; this comes from the exons ATGGACCACACAGAGCCTGCGCTGCCCAGCGTCAACTCGTCCTACGTCCCAACTTCATTCGGTGACCAAAGCGTAacagatgatgatgaggagggtGAGGACCATAGTCCCTCTGCGTCACTTCTCCCAAAACATTCCCCGGCGCCACTGGCCGTGCGCTACAGTCCGGAGGACTCATATTGTCTGGTGTACATCATCTTTTTTCTGATGGGTATCGGCTCCCTGCTGCCCTGGAACTTCTTCATAACAGCCAAACATTACTGGCTCTACAAACTTAGCAACAATACTCATCAGggtggagaggaggagcagcatTCAGACCTCAGT GAATACTTTGAAAGTTATCTGGCCATTGCCTCTACGGTGCCCTCCGTGCTGTTTCTGATACTCAACTACGTCCTTGTTAACAG GTTGTCTCCAAACGTCCGAATCCTATCGTCTCTTTTTGTGATCCTGCTGGTGTTTGTGGTGACCACGGTGCTGGTGAAAGTGGATGTGTCGAACTCCAGGACGGAGTTTTTTATCGGCACTCTTACCAGCGTGGCTGTCGTCAGCGGAGCCTCCAACCTCTTCTCCGGGAGCATGTTTGGGATCAGTGGCCATTTTCCCATGAGGATCTCTCAGGCTCTCATATCAG GCCAGGCCATGGGAGGCACACTGAGTGCAATGGCATCGATAGTGAGTTTAAGCGTGGGTGGGGATGTGACAGACGATGCGCTGGCTTATTTCCTGACAGCCGATCTCTTCATCCTGCTCTGCATCGTCTCCTATTTGCTTTTGCCAAAGCTGACATATTCAAG ACACTACATGCTGGCAGCAACCTGCATCAGTCCAGGAGCGATCAATGAGGGCCAAGATACTGCGGCCACCGTGCCACCACTGCGGCCAATACTTAGAAAGGCGTGGGTGCTTGGTCTGAGTGTCTTCTACGTCTTCTTCATATCCATCACAGTGTTCCCTGCAGTATCTTCGGGGATCCAGTCTGTCGACATGGACAGCGGCAGCCCCTGGACAACTACTTACTTTGTGCCCTTTACCAGTTTCCTCCTGTACAACGTAGCAGACTTCTGCGGCAGGCAGGCGACGGCCTGGGTGCAGGTCCCTGGTCCCACCAGTCGAGTTCTGCCCGCACTGGTGCTGTGTCGCTCCGTCATGGTGCCGCTGCTCATGTTCTGTAATTTCCAGCCACGGGACCACCTCCATACTGTACTGTTCGCCCATGATGTGTACCCTGTGGTTTTTAACTGCCTGCTCGGTTTATCTAATGGTTACCTAGGAACACTGCCGATGATCTATGGCCCAAAGGTGGTACCCCGGGAGCTGGCAGAGGCCACAGGGGTGGTCATGTCATTCTTTCTTACTCTGGGATTGGCTGTTGGATCTGCATTCTCTGTGGTCATCGTGCACTTCATCTGA